The Christensenella timonensis DNA segment TGGCAGAAGGAATTCAAGAAAGTCCTGAAGCCGGAGACAGTGCTGATTGGCTCCAATTATTCCGTATGGGGAAAGGGGAATAAGAACCTGCAGATGGTTGATCCAAAGGAAAACACCATGTTTAAGGTTGGCGCTAAGAACATTGAAAGCGGCATCGTGGACATGATCGGCCTTGGACGCCAGTCGTTTGCTGATCCGCTCCTGCCCAAAAAGCTGGAACAGGGCAAAGAGGACGATATCCACTTCTGCACGCTGTGCGACAATTGCCTCGAGCTGTTGATAAGGCAGGAACGCATTGGCTGCTGCACCTACAATAAGTATTATACGGATGTGCTGGTAAACTTGCGTAAGGAAAAAGGCAGACTGACACAGAACCATACCTGATAGTAAAACAAGGAAAGCCCGGTGCAAATGTATCGGGCTTTTGGGGAAAGCGGAAACGTAAAGGAACCGCGAAGCGAAGGAGCATGCAAAAAAGCCCTCGCAACCAGCGAGGGCTTGAGCACAGCGTAGTGCGCTGCGACGTGGTGCCGAAGACCGGGATCGAACCGGTACGGGGTTTAACTCCCGCAGGATTTTAAGTCCTGTGCGTCTGCCAATTCCGCCACTTCGGCGCAGCCTGATTAAAAACTGCTTACATATTTTATCACATCGGCAGGCGCAATACAATATGCGAAACAAAAGTTTTGCAGGGAACTAGGAGCAAATATGATCAATACAGTGACATTGAATCCGGCAATGGATAAAATCATTTATCTGGATGCGCTCAACATCGATTGTATGAACCGGATACAAAAAACGGAAAAATGTATGGGCGGAAAGGGAACGCACCTTGCGTACAACTTTTCCCTGCTTGGCGTAGAAAATCGTACGTTCGGCGTCGCTTTTGGCGGTACGGGCAAAGAGATTATCGACATTCTGGAGGGATCGGGCGTTGAAACGAAATACCTGTGGTATGAAACCCCCGAATCGCGCACCAACTATTTGGTGGTCGATAACGACAGGAATTGTACTTTTATGGCGGAACGCGGCACGACGCTGACCGCAGAAATGACGCAGGAGCTCCTTGCTATGATGGAACAAAATATGGCGAAGGGCGATATTCTGGTCATTGCGGGCGACGCTTCCAACGTTGAAGATAAGGAAGTACAGGTCAAGCTGCTGCAGATCGCAAAAAAAATGGGATTGAAGCTTTATCTGGATAGCTCAGGGGCATTCATGAAAAAAGGGATCGAGTACCATCCGTACCTGATCAAGCCGAATTTGGAAGAGCTTTCCGAACTGGCCGGACGGGAAATCTGCGACGTCGCAGGCGTGACAACGGCATTGGATGAACTGCCGGATATCCCGGCGATCATGGTCTCCATGGGAGGCGATGGCTGGGTATTCCGTTATCAGGGAAAAACTTACCGCGGGCATGGACTGAAAGTACCCGTCGGAAATACGGCAGGCTGCGGCGACGCATTGCTGACAGGGCTGGTTTATTGCCTGGAATATACTGAAATGCCGGTGCTGGAAATGCTTGCATTCTCCACGGCGCTGTCGGCAACGTGCGCGATGAGCAACCAGACGGTGGGCTTTGATATAGCAAAAGCCAAAGAACTGCAAAAAGACGTCATGATTGAAGAATTATAATTTTTATTAGAACAGGAGAAATCAAAATGTGCGAATTGTCTTATATGGAACAGAGAAAAGAAATGCTGGAAATCATCAAATATCTGTACGACCGCAAACTCACCAATGCTGCGGGAGGCAACGTCTCTATGCGCGTTGCGGACAACAGGGTCTTGATCACACCGTCCATGATGTCGGAGCACCACCGCTGCTGCATCAATCCGGAGGATCTGATGATCATCGATTATGACTGCAACATTATCGAGGGGACGCAGAAGCTTTCGCGCGAAAGCAGGATGCATACCCTGCTTCTCAGGAATTTCCCGGAATTCGGAGCGGTTATCCATGCGCATCCGCAGTTTACGATGTGTTTTGCGGCATTCAGCAAGCCGATCCCGTCTGTAACGGAAGCAACGATGAAAATGGGCGACTGCGGCGTCATCCACCAGGCATGGGCGTATACGGAAGACCTCGCCATCAAGACGAACGAATACTTTATGGCGAACAGGGAACGGGCGCAGAAAATGGGCCTGGAAGGTATTTTGCCGCAGCACGGTATCGTGGCGGCAGGTCCGACGCTGAACAAGGCATACAGCATCGTGGAGCGCGTAGAATGTGACGCGATGGCCAATATTTTTGAAAGCGCGGTTCGGATGGCGGCAGCAAAAATAGAGGACTAAGATGGACAACAGCCTGGCTCTAGCGGTCGACCTTGGGGGAAGCGGCGGAAAGCTGTTTGTCGGCTCGCTCGAAAATAGAAAAGCAACCTTTACGCCGGTTTACCAGTTCAAAAATCGTATCGTGCCCGTAAAGGGACGTGCTTACTGGGATTTCCTGCATCTTTTCGACGAGATCAAAATGGGATATGCAGCGGCGCAGCGGGAATTCGGCGGACAAATCCAGTCCATGGCGATCGACGCGTGGTGCAATGATTATGCGCTGCTGACGAAGAACGGTACGATGCTGGAAACGCCGCGCAACTATCGAGACAGCAGGACGGAAGGCTGGATCGAGCGTGCGGACAAGCTGATACCTAAGTTTGAGGTCTACCAAAAGACGGGGCAGCAGTTTGCGCGTTTCGAGACCTGTTATCACCTTCTGGCGCAAAAGGAACAGGATGGCGATATCCTTGCCCTTGCGCACGATCTGCTGTTTGTACCGGACTACCTGTCTTACCTGATGGGGGCTAAGAAGTATACGGAATATACGATCGCCAGTGTAACCAACCTGTACAATATCCTCGAAAACAAGTGGGATGATGATATCTTTAAGGCTTATGGATTGCGGCAGGACTTATTTTCGCCTATTGTCCATCCGGGAGACAAGGTGGGACGCGTTTCCCGGGAGATATGTGAGGAGCTGCATACAGAGCCGGCCGATATTTACGCGGTAGGTGCGCATGATACGGCTTCGGCAGTAGCGGCGACGCCCGTACAGGGAGACGATGATTTCCTGTTTATTTCGAGCGGGACATGGTCTTTGGTGGGCGCGGAGCTCAAAAAGCCGATTATGACCAAAGAAAGCATGGAGGCTGGGTTCGGAAATGAAGGCGGCGTACAAAACCGTGTGCGGTATATCCGTAACGTAATGGGGCTTTGGATATTGCAGGAATGTGTGCGCGTATGGAAGCAGCAGGGCAAGGAATATACTTTTGCCGGACTTGCGGACATGGCGAGCAAGGTGAGATGCGACGGGGCGTTCATCGATCCGGATGACGAGAGGCTTTTTGAACCGGCGGATATGCCGGCCGTGATCGTGCAGATGTGCCGGGAAAACGGCTATATCCCGCAAAGCGACGCGGAGCTGGTACGCATTGTCACGCAAAGCCTGGCATGCAAATACCGTTATGTGGTCGAAAAGATCGAAATGCTGACCAAGCGCTGCTATAACGGGATACATGTGATCGGCGGCGGCAGCCAGAATGGGTTCCTGAACCAGCTGACGGCTGATTTTACCGGCAAGAGGATATGGGCGGGCCCCGCGGATGCGACAGGGATCGGAAATATCCTGACACAGTGGATCGGACGCGGTTATTTAAAGGATCTGCGGGAAGCGCGGGAGGTATGTGCGCGTTCGTGTGAAATCAAGGAATATATCCCATCCTGCCAGCAGGATGCAGGCGCACAGTACAAACTGTTCTTACAAGCTACCAAATTAAAATAATAGAAACAGCCTGCTTGCAGGCTGTTTTTTTATTCCTTTTCACTTGATGTTCACATTCATGCTTTATTATAGTATCATAAAAGAAAAAATGGCGGGAATGCTATGGAAAAAATCCTTGTAGTTGATGATGAAGAAAATATCCGCTCGCTGATCCGGAAATATGGCGAATTTGAAGGATATGAGATCGCGGAGGCGGCAAACGGCATGGAGGCGGTCGAGTTATGCAGGAAGCATGATTTCGATTTTATTATCATGGATGTAATGATGCCCGAACTGGACGGTTTTTCTGCCTGCGCCAAAATACGGGAAACGGGAAAGAATACGCCGGTATTGATGCTTTCGGCGCGCGGCGAAGAATATGACAAGATACATGGATTTGAACTGGGGGTTGACGATTATGTTGTGAAGCCGTTTTCCCCCAAGGAACTGATGATGCGCGTACGCGCAATTTTGTCGCGGGCGGGAAAAGGCGAGCGGGAAAAGCAATTGCTGGAATTCGGCGGCCTGGTGATCGATGTTTCCGCCATGGTCGTTTATGTGGATGGACAAAAGGCGGAGCTTTCCCCAAAAGGGTATGAGCTGCTGTATTATTTGGCAAAAAACAAAGGGATCGCACTGACACGTGAAAAGCTGATCACCGAAGTATGGGGATATGATTTCTATGGGGATGACAGGACGCTTGATACGCACATCAAACTGCTGCGCAGCGCGCTCGGCAATTACCGTGATTACATTGTAACGCTAAGGGGAGTGGGATACCGGTTTGAAGCGTGATGGGCTCAGCATCAAATGGAAAATTTTTATTTATATCCTGATTTTTGCGGCTGTAATGATTTTATTGTTATGGCTGCTTCAGATCGTATTCCTCAATGACTTTTATCGGGCGATCAAGCAAGGAGAGATCAGGGATGCAGCGCAGGTGATTGAACAGAATATCGACAATGAGAATGTCGATACGCTGATCGAGCGGATCGCGCACCGTTACGACGTGTGCGTGCGTATTGCGGATGTAGATGGGGAGAACGTCTATTCTTCGGATATCATGCCGGACTGTGTGATCCATAAGATGCCGGCGTTTGAATTCTCGATCCTCGCGAGGGATACACAGGAAAACGGCGGAAGCATGCTTCGGATCCTGCCGCAAAAGAAATTTTCCGAAGCCGAATACGACGAGCGGTATTTTATGGGAAATGTGCCGCCGCCGGACAACGGAATCACAGAAAGCATGATTTATACCAGTACATTGACGACAGCTGACGGACAGACGTTGCTGCTGGCCTTGAATTCAGTGATCACGCCAGTCAATTCTACGGTGGAAACGCTGCGTATACAGCTTCTGTATATTACGGTCATACTGATTGCCTGCGCGCTTGTTATCGCGCTCATGATTGCACGGCGTGTTTCAAACCCGATCATTCAGATCAATCAAGCGGCGAAAAAGCTGGCGAAAGCGCAGTATGATGTCCGGTTTAATGGGGAAGGCTACCGTGAGATCGCGGAACTGGCCGAGACGCTCAATTATGCGGCGCATGAGCTTTCCAAGGTGGATAATCTGCGCAAGGAGCTGATCGCGAATATCTCCCACGACCTGCGTACGCCGCTCACGATGATCATAGGATATGCGGAGGTCATGCGCGACCTGCCGGGTGAAAATACGCCGGAAAATGTGCAGATCGTCATTGACGAAGCACGGAGGCTGACGACCCTTGTAAACGATGTGATGGATATTTCCAAGCTGCAATCGGGAACGCAGGAATTGAATACGTCAACTTTTAACCTGACGCAGATGATACGCGACATCCTGACGCGGTATACCAAGCTGAAGGAGCAGGAGGGGTACCGGATATCCTTTGATTATAAAAAAGATGTCATGGTAGAGGCGGACGAAACGCGCATCGGGCAGGTCATCTATAACCTGGTCAACAATGCGCTCACCTATGCGGGAGAGGGGAAGAATATCATTGTCAGGCAGACGATATACGATGATAAGGTGAAAATCGAAGTGTGCGACGATGGGGAAGGGATCCCGCGGGAGCAACTCCCGTATATCTGGGAGCGCTACTATAAGGCAAGCAAAACGCATAAACGTGCGGCAATGGGAACGGGACTCGGACTTTCCATCGTGAAAGGCATACTGGATATGCATGGGACGGAATATGGGGTCAGCAGCGAAGAAGGCAAGGGCAGTATATTCTGGTTTATCCTGAAAATTAAGTGATTTTTAAGAAACAGGGGGGCAGTTCGCATTGTAGCGGCTGTCCCTTTTGATTATAATAAGAGTATGAAAATAGTGATTGCGGAAGATAATTGCAAAATTAGAAACGAACTGCAGAGTTTTTTGCAAAAGTACGGGTACCAGACGGCAGGCATCGAGCGATTCGATACGATCGTGCAGGATATCATTGCAGAAAAGGGAGACCTGCTGCTTTTAGACATCAATCTCCCGGAGGTGGACGGCTATTCTGTTTGCCGTGAGATCAGGAAAACATCGGATATGCCCATCATTATCGTGACAAGCAGGAACACGGAGATGGATGAACTGATGAGCATCAACCTGGGAGCGGATGATTTTGTAACCAAGCCTTATAATACGCAGATCCTGCTCGCACGCATCAATTCCGTATTAAAGCGTGTGAACAAGAGCGTCGACAGGATCGACTGCGGCTCCTTCGCGCTGAACCTGGCGCGCGGCGTGATCGAGGTTACGGAAAAGGAAATCGAGTTGACCAAAAACGAGCTGCGTATCTTAAATACGCTGGCAACGCGCCGCGGAACCATTGTGACGCGTGAAGAGCTGATGAAAGACCTTTGGAACGATAATATGTTTGTGGACGACAATACCTTAAACGTCAATGTCAACAGGCTGCGCAGGAAGATGGAAGAAGAAGGACTTATCAATGTGATCGAAACAAAACGCGGACAGGGGTACCTGCTGCGATGAAGCTGAGCGATTACCTCAAGGACAAGGTTTGGTTTTTGATTTGCGATTGCCTGATCCTCTTTGGGCTTCCGCTGATCCTCGGCTTACTTCAGGCGGACATTACCCTGATCCTGTTTTTTATAGCGGTACTGGCAATAGGCATCGTACTTCCGCTGGTGTTGGATTATCTGAAGCGCAACCGTTTTTACAGCGGGCTGCTGTCGCTTTTCGATTCGCTGGAGAATAAAAACCTGATCGCTGAAGTGCTGGAGCGGCCGGTTTCCCTGCGGGAAGGGATGATCCTCTATGACCTGCTGAAAGGGACGAACCGCGCGATGCTCGAAAAGATCGCGGAATACCGCCATGCACAGGAAGAGTACCGTGAGTACATTGAAATGTGGGTACACGAAATCAAAACACCGCTTGCCGCGTCCAAGCTTGCCGTGGAAAACCACAGGGAGCATGTCGCGGCAGGGATAGAAGAAGACATTGATAAAATGGAGGATCTTGTCGAGCAGGTATTGTTCTATTCCCGTAGTAACACTGTGGAAAAGGACTATATGCTGCGAAAAACGGATTTGCAGGAAATCGTATTCTCGGTCGCCCGCAGAAATGCGCAGCTTTTTATTGAAAAGCATATCCGGTTGGAAACGGATGTGGAAGGACTGAAGGTGTTCACGGATGCGAAATGGATCGAGTTCATTTTAAACCAGCTGATCGTGAATGCGATCAAGTACAGCGATAAAAAGGATGCATGTATCTGTGTGACGGGAAAAACGCAAAAAGATTGCGTGCTGCTCAAAATCGTTGACAATGGCGTGGGGATATCCGTTCACGAACTAGGCCGCGTTTTCGATAAGGGATTTACGGGAAGCAACGGAAGGAAAAAAGGGCAATCAACCGGGTTGGGGCTTTACCTTTGCAAGAAACTATGCGCAAAACTGGGACACGGGATCCGCATTGAGTCTGAAGAAGGCCGGGGTACGGCGGTTACGATTGTTTTCCCTAAAAGTTCTATGACCATGGTATTATAGCTCCTGAAAGGATCAGAAAAAGGCCGCCCATAACGGACGGCCTTTTTGATGTTCGTCAGCTTTCTGCGATGTGCAAGCTGTCCTTGACCCGATCGAACAGCCCGGCAGACTGAGAAAAGTGGTCAGCGCTATCCTGCAACTGCAAGCAATAAATCTTTTTGTCGGTCGCTACAAAGACCGTCCGCGCAGTGAAAGTTTCGCTGCCGTCCTGCAGCCTCCCTGTTACGTCAAAGGCGACGGCGGGATACCCATCGATTTCATAATAAGACGGTTCAGTTGCCGCGGATTCTTTCATGGAACCTTTTAACGTTTGGTTAATGTAGGTATCGACATTGCGTTCCAGTTCCTGTTTCAGGTCGTCGCTGCGGTCGTCGTAATGATCGGCCTGTGTCATCGTGATGTAAGCGTTTTTGGCATCGGGATTGGAATAATAAAAGAGATAATTCTTCATATCGGCAATATCGCTGAAATCTTCCAGCTTCCATGGATCGGCCAGCAGGGAAGAATCGATCTGTACTGCAACGTTCTTATCAGAAGCAGAAGAAGTGGTTTCCGGGGAAGACGGCTGCGCAGAGGGAGCGGAAGGAGCGGCACATGCTGCCATGAGCAATACAGGAAACATGAGGAATAGTATTGTAAACAAAATGATTTTTTTCATGGTTTGCTCCATTTCTTATTGTAGGATTAGCATTATTATAACAAATAGAATATCCCCAGACAAATGAATATTTCATGAATTGTAATAAAACAACGAAAGAAACCACATAAAACAACAAAAACACAAAAAAGTAATTGACAACGTCCCGGCAAACGATTAATATAAAAGTATCAAACAATGCTGTTTTACTATTGATTCTGTAACGTTGTGGAATCTTTTGAATTTTTTGGAAATTAATTTTTTTGAATAAAAATAAGGTATCGGTCAAATGGATAAAAGCGCGATCAGGAAAATTGTTGAAGCTGAAGTGGTATCTAGGTTGATGGAACAAACCGGCAGGCGTATTGTGCCTGCTGCCGTATCCAATCGCCATATCCATTTGTCGCGCAGCCATGTTGAGCGGTTATTTGGAGCAGGATACCAGCTTACACCAATCAAACCGCTGTCCCAGCCGGGACAGTTTGCCTGCGAAGAAACGGTGACGATCCAGGGGCCCAAGGGAGCGATCGAGAAGGTGAGGGTGCTGGGGCCGGAGCGCCCTGATACACAGATCGAGATATCCGCTACCGATTCTTTTAAGTTGGGTGTGCCGATCGTCGTACATATGTCAGGCGAGGTAGCGGGAACGCCGGGATGCAGGATTTCCGGCCCCAAAGGGACGGTTGAGCTTGCGCAGGGATTGATGGTATCCAAACGCCATTTGCATATGTCGGCTGCACAGGCCGATCAATATCACCTGAAAAACGGCGATACGGTCAAATTGCGCTTTGGTGGTTCGCGCCCGATGGTTTTTGAGGATGTACTGGTGCGCGCAGGCGACGGCCATGAACTGGAAGTGCATTTGGATATGGATGAAGCGAACGCCGCCCTGGTCAAAAATGGCGACTATATGGAGATCATAGGATAAATGGCGCAGACGGATAACTGGGATGAGCTGGTTCGCAGTATTGTGGACAGCGTATTGAATCGGATAGAGCGGGAGATGCCGCGCGATGAACATGTCGTGGGGACGCTTGCGCTTTTTACGACATATGTCCCCTCGCCTAAGACCGCGAATGAAAAGTTGGTTGCATTGTATGGGGAAGATATTGAGTGCGCTATGAGCGAAGAGGCGGATTTTGAGCCGTTCGGCTTCGAGTCCATGCGCATAGAGGATAAAACGGACGAGAAACTGCTGCTGCAAAAAGCCGCTTCCAAGGGAAGGATCGTACTGGTAACGCCGAAGATTAATCTTTTGCAGCGGATTGCGGACGGTGACGATGAAGGATTCATCGAGCATGTGGTGCTGCGTTCGCTCTTGTGGGGAAGAAAGGTATGTATCCTGCTGGATTTTGATACACCGAAGTTCAAACGGGGGACGTTTTTTGAAAAAATCGCTTCGATCATCGATTCCCTGACCTCGATGGGGATACAGGTAGCGCAATATAACTGCGCGGGGGAAAAGGAAACAGCTGTGCTCACACTGGTGACGGAAAATGAGATCGAACAGGCGCGCAAAGCGGGGAAGCATTCCGTTTTATGCGCCGCAGGCGCGATCATAACGCCGCTGGCGCGCGAGCGTGCGGCAGAGCTTAACATCACCATTGACCGATAGGAGGCAAAGATGCTGATAGGCAGGGTAAAAGGAACGGTTGTCAGTACCAACAAAGTAAATAAACTTACGGGTTCAAAGCTGCTGATCGTCCAGCCCGTCGACATCGAAACTTTTGAAGAAAAGGGCGAATATGTGATCTGCATAGACGATGTGGGCGCGGGAGATGGAGATATCGTGATGTGCGCTTACGGAAGTTCCGCCCGGCAGACGGATACCTCAAAGAAGTATGCGTCCGATTACAGCATTTACGGGATCGTGGATTACATTACGATCAAAGAGAAACAGACATATGATAAGGCGAAGGACGATTATGGTACGGCACAAAAGGAGAAGGAATCATGCAATTAGCGAGGGTGGTCGGCAGTCTTGTCAGCACAAGGAAATCCGATAAGCTGCAGGGAATGAAAATATTGGTAGCGGTTCCTGTGGATATGGACACTTTTGAAGAAAAAGGCGCGCCTTTTGTGACGATCGACGCAATCGGCGCCGGCGAAGGGGAAGTCGTGATGTGCGTAGGAGGAAGCTCTTCGCGCCAGACAGACCTGACAGACGGCAAGCCGGTCGATAATACGATCGTGGCGATCATCGACAGTGTGGATGTACAGGGGAAAAGGTTGTTTGACAAGGCCGAAGACGCCGGCAGCCTGAAAGAAGAACCGGGGATTGCCGCAGGGCAGGAA contains these protein-coding regions:
- a CDS encoding EutN/CcmL family microcompartment protein, with amino-acid sequence MQLARVVGSLVSTRKSDKLQGMKILVAVPVDMDTFEEKGAPFVTIDAIGAGEGEVVMCVGGSSSRQTDLTDGKPVDNTIVAIIDSVDVQGKRLFDKAEDAGSLKEEPGIAAGQEETVVVEIEEKQGAEMVREFVEPAATVVAEVPQEPGSGNESRFERVQGSRKERSKKKNK
- a CDS encoding EutN/CcmL family microcompartment protein, with translation MLIGRVKGTVVSTNKVNKLTGSKLLIVQPVDIETFEEKGEYVICIDDVGAGDGDIVMCAYGSSARQTDTSKKYASDYSIYGIVDYITIKEKQTYDKAKDDYGTAQKEKESCN
- a CDS encoding class II aldolase/adducin family protein, encoding MCELSYMEQRKEMLEIIKYLYDRKLTNAAGGNVSMRVADNRVLITPSMMSEHHRCCINPEDLMIIDYDCNIIEGTQKLSRESRMHTLLLRNFPEFGAVIHAHPQFTMCFAAFSKPIPSVTEATMKMGDCGVIHQAWAYTEDLAIKTNEYFMANRERAQKMGLEGILPQHGIVAAGPTLNKAYSIVERVECDAMANIFESAVRMAAAKIED
- a CDS encoding response regulator transcription factor, with product MEKILVVDDEENIRSLIRKYGEFEGYEIAEAANGMEAVELCRKHDFDFIIMDVMMPELDGFSACAKIRETGKNTPVLMLSARGEEYDKIHGFELGVDDYVVKPFSPKELMMRVRAILSRAGKGEREKQLLEFGGLVIDVSAMVVYVDGQKAELSPKGYELLYYLAKNKGIALTREKLITEVWGYDFYGDDRTLDTHIKLLRSALGNYRDYIVTLRGVGYRFEA
- the pduL gene encoding phosphate propanoyltransferase — encoded protein: MEQTGRRIVPAAVSNRHIHLSRSHVERLFGAGYQLTPIKPLSQPGQFACEETVTIQGPKGAIEKVRVLGPERPDTQIEISATDSFKLGVPIVVHMSGEVAGTPGCRISGPKGTVELAQGLMVSKRHLHMSAAQADQYHLKNGDTVKLRFGGSRPMVFEDVLVRAGDGHELEVHLDMDEANAALVKNGDYMEIIG
- a CDS encoding sensor histidine kinase; this encodes MKLSDYLKDKVWFLICDCLILFGLPLILGLLQADITLILFFIAVLAIGIVLPLVLDYLKRNRFYSGLLSLFDSLENKNLIAEVLERPVSLREGMILYDLLKGTNRAMLEKIAEYRHAQEEYREYIEMWVHEIKTPLAASKLAVENHREHVAAGIEEDIDKMEDLVEQVLFYSRSNTVEKDYMLRKTDLQEIVFSVARRNAQLFIEKHIRLETDVEGLKVFTDAKWIEFILNQLIVNAIKYSDKKDACICVTGKTQKDCVLLKIVDNGVGISVHELGRVFDKGFTGSNGRKKGQSTGLGLYLCKKLCAKLGHGIRIESEEGRGTAVTIVFPKSSMTMVL
- a CDS encoding rhamnulokinase yields the protein MDNSLALAVDLGGSGGKLFVGSLENRKATFTPVYQFKNRIVPVKGRAYWDFLHLFDEIKMGYAAAQREFGGQIQSMAIDAWCNDYALLTKNGTMLETPRNYRDSRTEGWIERADKLIPKFEVYQKTGQQFARFETCYHLLAQKEQDGDILALAHDLLFVPDYLSYLMGAKKYTEYTIASVTNLYNILENKWDDDIFKAYGLRQDLFSPIVHPGDKVGRVSREICEELHTEPADIYAVGAHDTASAVAATPVQGDDDFLFISSGTWSLVGAELKKPIMTKESMEAGFGNEGGVQNRVRYIRNVMGLWILQECVRVWKQQGKEYTFAGLADMASKVRCDGAFIDPDDERLFEPADMPAVIVQMCRENGYIPQSDAELVRIVTQSLACKYRYVVEKIEMLTKRCYNGIHVIGGGSQNGFLNQLTADFTGKRIWAGPADATGIGNILTQWIGRGYLKDLREAREVCARSCEIKEYIPSCQQDAGAQYKLFLQATKLK
- a CDS encoding sensor histidine kinase, with product MILLLWLLQIVFLNDFYRAIKQGEIRDAAQVIEQNIDNENVDTLIERIAHRYDVCVRIADVDGENVYSSDIMPDCVIHKMPAFEFSILARDTQENGGSMLRILPQKKFSEAEYDERYFMGNVPPPDNGITESMIYTSTLTTADGQTLLLALNSVITPVNSTVETLRIQLLYITVILIACALVIALMIARRVSNPIIQINQAAKKLAKAQYDVRFNGEGYREIAELAETLNYAAHELSKVDNLRKELIANISHDLRTPLTMIIGYAEVMRDLPGENTPENVQIVIDEARRLTTLVNDVMDISKLQSGTQELNTSTFNLTQMIRDILTRYTKLKEQEGYRISFDYKKDVMVEADETRIGQVIYNLVNNALTYAGEGKNIIVRQTIYDDKVKIEVCDDGEGIPREQLPYIWERYYKASKTHKRAAMGTGLGLSIVKGILDMHGTEYGVSSEEGKGSIFWFILKIK
- a CDS encoding 1-phosphofructokinase family hexose kinase gives rise to the protein MINTVTLNPAMDKIIYLDALNIDCMNRIQKTEKCMGGKGTHLAYNFSLLGVENRTFGVAFGGTGKEIIDILEGSGVETKYLWYETPESRTNYLVVDNDRNCTFMAERGTTLTAEMTQELLAMMEQNMAKGDILVIAGDASNVEDKEVQVKLLQIAKKMGLKLYLDSSGAFMKKGIEYHPYLIKPNLEELSELAGREICDVAGVTTALDELPDIPAIMVSMGGDGWVFRYQGKTYRGHGLKVPVGNTAGCGDALLTGLVYCLEYTEMPVLEMLAFSTALSATCAMSNQTVGFDIAKAKELQKDVMIEEL
- a CDS encoding response regulator transcription factor translates to MKIVIAEDNCKIRNELQSFLQKYGYQTAGIERFDTIVQDIIAEKGDLLLLDINLPEVDGYSVCREIRKTSDMPIIIVTSRNTEMDELMSINLGADDFVTKPYNTQILLARINSVLKRVNKSVDRIDCGSFALNLARGVIEVTEKEIELTKNELRILNTLATRRGTIVTREELMKDLWNDNMFVDDNTLNVNVNRLRRKMEEEGLINVIETKRGQGYLLR